The window GGAGCAACCCCTGCAAAAGAATCCAGATGATGGAAGGTCGCCCCGGCAGATTCAAGCTCTGACCGGGTGTATGGAAGGCTGATATCACGTTCTTCATGCTGCCCTTGCCAGAACCGTTCGCTAAAGATCTGAGAGTGTGAATAGACAGGACGTGGCCCGATCTTCTGCAGTAACGGCAGCAACCCACCGCAGTGATCATAGTGACCATGGCTCAGTATCACGGCATCAATCTGGCTGGCATCGATCTCCAGTACGTCAAGATTACCCAGCAGGGTTTGGCCACTGCCGGTATCAAAGAGCCAGGTCCCGGTATCCGTACGTACCAGGCAGGAAAAACCGTGCTCACCACACGCGTAAATCGGGCGTCCAACGGTATTTTCACAGACTATGGCAAGGTGTAGGGTCATAACAGAAAAATAATGTCAGGCTCTCTCCAGAAACAGGCTTCCACGTAATCACAACTCGATGTTATAGTGCCCGCCTCAAGCAGTCAATTTTCTTGTTTCGCCCTTATCACTGCACGGGCTGAAGCCAATATAAGGAATAAACAGATGTCAGAAGCAACGAAACAACTCACCGGCAAGCAAAACCGCTTTTTGCGCGGTCTCGGTCACGGCCTGAAGCCCTTTGTCATGGTCGGCAAGCACCACCTCAGCGAAGATGTCGTTAAGGCGACCAACGAAGCTCTTGAGGCTCACGAACTGATCAAAGTAAAGATCCAGGAGGGCTGCCTGGAGGATCGCAAGGTTGTTGCTGCAGAACTCGCCGCAGAAACAGGCGCAGAGGTTGTGCAGGTGATCGGTAAGAACTTCCTTCTTTATCGTCAGA of the Deltaproteobacteria bacterium IMCC39524 genome contains:
- the yhbY gene encoding ribosome assembly RNA-binding protein YhbY, which translates into the protein MSEATKQLTGKQNRFLRGLGHGLKPFVMVGKHHLSEDVVKATNEALEAHELIKVKIQEGCLEDRKVVAAELAAETGAEVVQVIGKNFLLYRQNEDKTINLPKA